AGGGCTTGCTGCAGGCCGAGGGTGCGCCGGTGCTCGAGGGATTGAGCGACCCCGAGCTGGCTGCGCTGCTGGTGATCCAGAACCTGGCCCAGACTTCGGGCAGGGTCGATGCGCTGGCGGCGGAAAAAATCCTCGGCAAGTTGCTGGCGTGGGCTGTCGACGGCTCCCACGCTGGCGAAGTCGGGTTGTTGTCTGAGGCGCATCGATTGTTCGATGCGCGCAAGTTGTACTTTGGGCTCGAGGTGATCAAGGGGTCGAAACTTCACCTGCTCGATGCGCAAGACGTGAAAGGCCGGGAATACCTGCTGGCCGATGGCAAATGGGACTTCGACTACCGCATTCGTCGGCACCTTCAGGACAACCCCTTTAGCCAGCAAGTGGTCACCGGCTTCGACAAGGAGCGCTGGCTGACGGTCGAACAGGACAAGCTGCTCAAGGTCGTACGCGCCAACCTCGACGAAGACCTGCACGTTCAGGGCTATGCCGGCATCGGCAAGAGTTACCTGCTGGGCGCGCTCATGGATTGTCTGCCGCGCGGCCGGGTGCTGCCCCTGGCGCGTACCCCGGCCAAGCTGGCGACGCTGCGCCAGCGCATGGGCCTGGACGCGCAGGCGAAGGTCGGCATGACCTTTGGCCAGTTTGCCCAGGCGCTGCTCAGGGATCGCGGGCCAGCGCCTGCCAGGGCGACCGCTCGAGGGCCGGGCAAGCGCAGGCTGGCCGAGGAGCTGGGGATCCTCGGTGTGCGCCAGTACGACGCCGAGCATACCTTCGAGATCTGCCTGGAAGTGCTGCACAACTACTGCGAATCACGGGATTACAGCCTGTCGAGTCGGCATCTGCCGTTCTTCCGCCAGGCGCTGTCGAACCTGGATACACAAGTGCTGATCGAGTACGCCAGCCGCCTGTGGCGCTATGTCGAAGCGCACCCGGCGTGGGCGGCGCAGAGCGGGTTCGAGGCGTTGCTGCTGATCAAGCGCGCCAGCCTTGCCGGGTGCAGCGTGCCCGGGCGCTTCAGCCACGTCATCATCGATGAAAGCCAGGATCTGCCGGCCGCGCTGTTGCAGGTCATCGAGCGCGGCCGCCAGGTGCTGATCACCCTGGGCGACGAGTACCAAAAGGCTTCGGGGGCGGTGGTGCGGCGCGAGCGCCAGGTGCGCCAGAAGGACATCGCTTTCGCCGTGCGTTCCGGGCCCAAGGTCGAGCGCTTGATCAACCCTTTGATCGGCATGCACTCGCAGAAGTCGAAGGTTGCTTTCGAGGCGGCGCGCAGTGTGGATGTGGGCATCGAGCACTACCCCGAGGGTTTTGTCCCGCCCGAGGGGTGTGTGGTGTTGACCGCCTCGCGCTGGGACAGCATGCGTTGGGCGATGGAGATGGCCGAGTCGAACTGCCTGCTGAAGTTTCCCGACTGGGCAGACATGCGCCGCTTCATGACCACGGCGGTAGGCCTGTTCAGGGCAGGGTTCTATGCTCCCGGGCAGGATGCCGAGGGCGCGCATCCGTACTTCGCTCATCTGCTTGACTGGCAGCAAGTGCGTGAGGCGGAACGCTTCGATGCCTCCTTCCGCTGGGTCGAGGCGCGGCTTGAAGCCGGTTACAAGCTGGCCGACCTGACCGTGCTCGCCGCGCGCGTGGCCGATCATCACGCCAGCCTCACCTTGATGATGGCGGAGCAGGCCGGGGGGCTCGAGTTCGACCGTGTGCTGCTCACGCCGGAGCTGATGGCCACTGAACGCTTCAAGGATGCCTACGCCTTCGATGCACGGATCTGCGCCGTGTATATCGCATTGTCGCGGGCGCGCCGGCAGCTGTACCTGCCGTTCGATGTGGAAGAGTGGGTCAATTACCACAAGGGCCAGCCGTTCCGCGAGCTACACGGTCATTGATGCAGGATCCGGCAAGGCCGGCTCCTACCGCTGTTGGCGTCGTTTGCCCTGGCTGGCCGACACCTGCATCAAGCGCTGGAATGTCGGGCACTGCAGGTGGTTTTCCTCCGGGCACGCCGCGGCATGGCGCAACCCCTTGCTCATTGCCTGCAGGCGCCTCACTCGCCGGTCGATCTCGTCGGCCTTGGCCAGCAACATCTGCCGGTCGACTTGCTGCTCCACCAGCATCGCCGCCACCTCGTCCAACGAAAAACCGGCCGCCTGGCCCAGGGCGATCAATGCCAGGCGCTCCGGTGTGTCGGCGGGGAACTGCCGGCGCTGGCCACGCACCGACAGCGACCTGAGCAAGCCCTTGCTGGCGTAGTAGCGCAGCGTGGAGGCTGGCACTCCAGTGCGCCTGGCGACATCGGCGATGTCCATGCCTGACTCCTTGACTTGAAGTTGACTTCAACTTGCATGCTGCGCGGCATGGACTTTTCCGTCAATCCGCCAAGGGTATTCGCCATGACCACCATTCCCCTGACTCTCTCCATCCTGTCGATCGGCATAGGTGCCACGCTGATCATGGACCTGTGGACGCTCGTGCTCCGGCGCCTGGGTGTCACCACCTTGAATTACGCCATGATCGGACGTTGGGCGGGGCATCTGTTCGAGGGGCGTTGGCGGCACCCGGCAATCATCAAGGCGGCCCCGGTCGAGGGTGAGTTGATGTGGGGCTGGCTGATCCACTATGCCACCGGGCTGTCGTTCGCCGGGCTGTTGATCGGGATGGCCGGGCAGGGGTGGCTGCTCGATCCGACGCTCTGGCCGGCGCTGCTGTTCGGGATCGTCTCGGTGCTGGTACCGCTGTGCGTGGTCCAGCCGGCATTGGGGGCGGGTTACTTTGCGGCAAAAACGCCCGCGCCGCTGAAGAGCTGCCTGCGCAGCCTGGCCACGCACAGTGTGTTTGGCTTTGGCCTGTACATGGCCGCGCTCGGCGTGGCCCGGGTGACAGGCTAGTTTCCGTCGCCCTCGGCCAGGTGCCCTTGTGAGCGCTCATCGGTATAGCGCTGAATGATCCGCTCGATCTCCCCGGATTGCTTCAGTCGCACCAAGGCTCTGAGCAGCGCCTGGGTTGGCAGCGCCGGGTCGTTGCGCACCATGCAGCCCAGCGCCTGCTCCTGCAGCACGGCCAGGCCATGCAGGCGCTGCGCTGCCGGCAGCTGGCGATTGAACCACTGCAGCGACAGCTGATTGCTCACGGCATGCCGATAGCGCCCGGCCTGGAGCTTTTGCAGGGCCAGCAGCTGGTTGCGGCTGTCCTCGCGTTGCAGGCGGCCGCTGCTGAACAGCGGTTCGAGGGTAGGGTAGGTGTAGCCAAGCACGGTGCCGATGGCCTGGGGCGACAGCTCATCAGGGCTGGCCGGGCCACTGTCGCCGGCACGGCCGACCAGCAAGTCGCGCTGCTCGATGAGCGGGACGCTCCACAGGTAGTCGCCTGGGCGGTCGCTCAGCCACTGTGGGGAGACGTAGCAGCGCACGTCGATATCGCCATTTTGCATGGCCTCCTGCAGGCGCAGGCGGGCCATCACGTGGTACTGCGGGCGTGCGCCTACCTCGCGGGCCAGGGCCTGGATCAGGTCGAACAGGATGCCCTCCACCGGTTGTTCTTGCTCGGTGCGCATCAGCGGCATGCTCCAGCTTTCGGCGATGGAGAAGCGCAGCACCGGCTGCTCGGCCAGGCTTTGAGTGGTCCACAACAACAGCAAGGCCAGGACTCGGCGCACGTCGCATCCTCCCTGATCTGTCCGCTCGTGTGCCCGTCACTGAGCTTAGACGAGATCGGCAGGGTGCAATTTCGGCCCCGCTCCGCTAGCATTAGCGCTCTTTCCGCCCGCTCCGGTCACGATGGTTTTTTGATGAGTTATCAGGTTCTTGCACGTAAATGGCGTCCGCGCTCGTTCCGCGAAATGGTCGGCCAGACCCATGTGCTCAAGGCTTTGATCAACGCCCTGGACAACCAGCGCCTGCACCACGCCTACCTGTTCACCGGTACTCGTGGGGTGGGCAAGACCACCATCGCGCGGATCATCGCCAAGTGCCTGAACTGCGAGACCGGTATCACCTCGACACCCTGCGGCACCTGCTCGGTGTGCCGGGAGATCGACGAGGGGCGCTTCGTCGACCTGATCGAGATCGACGCCGCCAGCCGCACCAAGGTCGAGGACACCCGCGAACTGCTCGACAACGTGCAGTACGCACCGAGCCGCGGGCGCTTCAAGGTCTACCTGATCGACGAAGTGCACATGCTCTCCACGCACTCGTTCAACGCCTTGCTCAAGACGCTGGAAGAGCCGCCGCCCTACGTCAAGTTCATCCTCGCCACCACCGACCCGCAGAAGCTGCCGGCGACCATCCTGTCGCGCTGCCTGCAGTTCTCGCTGAAGAACATGAGCCCGGAGCGGGTGGTCGAGCACCTCAGTCACGTGCTGGGCGCCGAGAACGTGCCGTTCGAGGACGATGCCCTGTGGCTGCTCGGGCGTGCCGCCGATGGCTCCATGCGCGACGCCATGAGCCTGACCGACCAGGCCATCGCCTTCGGTGAAGGCAAGGTGCTTGCCGCCGATGTGCGGGCGATGCTCGGTACGCTCGACCACGGGCAGGTCTATGGCGTGCTGCAGGCGCTGCTGGAGGGCGATGCCCGGGCGCTCCTGGAAGCAGTTCGCGGCCTGGCCGAGCAAGGGCCGGACTGGAACGGCGTGCTCTCGGAAATGCTCAACGTGCTGCACCGCGTAGCCATCGCCCAGGCGTTGCCCGAAGCCGTCGACAACGGCCAGGGCGACCGCGATCGCGTGCTGGCCCTGGCCCAGGCGCTGCCGGCTGAGGACGTGCAGTTCTACTATCAGATGGGCCTGATCGGCCGTCGCGACCTGCCGCTGGCACCCGACCCGCGCGGCGGCTTCGAGATGGTGCTGCTACGCATGCTGGCGTTCCGCCCGGCCGATAGCGATGATGCGCCGAAACCGGTACTAAAGCCGGTGGGGATCAGCCAGGCCACAGCTGATCCGGCCCAACCGGTGGCAGCAGCGGCCGTGGCTGTCGAGGCGCCCGTTGCCAGCCCCGTCGCCCAAGTCGCCCAAGTCGCCGAACAAGCCCCTGCGCCGGTCGAGCGTCAGCCTGAGCCGGTCGTTGAGCCTGTAGCGCAGGCTGCTCCTGCGGTAGCACCTGAGCCGGTGCCCGAGCCGCAACTGGTCGAGGAGGTGGTCGACCTGCCGTGGGAAGAACCTTCCGCGCCTCCGGCCGTCGAGCCACAACCGCAAGTCATCCAGGCGCCAGCCGCCGAGCCCATCGCCAGCCCGCCCGGCTACGACGAGCCACCGTTCGATCCGGCTGCCTATGGCGCGGTCGGCATGGATCGTGACGACGAGCCGCCGATGGACGAGGATTACTACGTTGCGGACAGCGACCCGGCAGGCTTCAGCTACCTGGACGAGCTGGCCGAGCATGTACAGGAAGAAAAGCCGGTCAAAGCCCCGGAGCCCCTGCCCGCATCCAAGCCGGCCACCGGCCTGGCCCTGCAATGGCTGGAATTATTCCCACAGTTGCCTGTCTCCGGTATGACAGGCAACATCGCCGCGAATTGCACGCTGATCGCCGCCGACGGCGACGACTGGCTGCTGCACCTGGACCCCGGGCAAGGCGCGCTGTTCAACAGCACGCAACAGCGCCGCCTCAACGAGGCGCTCAACCAGCAGCTCGGGCGTGAGATCCGCCTGAAGATCGAGCTGATCCGCCCGGAGCAGGAGACGCCGGCCCAGGCCGCCGCGCGCAAGCGCGCGGAACGCCAGCACGAGGCCGTGCTGTCGATCGAGCAGGACCCGCTCATCCAGCAGATGATCCGGCAGTTCGGCGCGACGGTGAGGCAGGATACTATTGAGCCTGTGGATGCCCTGGCCAGCCCGGGGCAATGAACGAATAACCATGCGGCCCGCCCCGTGCCGGGCCGCATCACATGACCCAATCGAGGTATACCCCCATGATGAAAGGTGGCATGGCCGGCCTGATGAAGCAGGCCCAGCAGATGCAGGAAAAGATGCAGAAGATGCAGGAAGAGCTGGCCAACGCCGAAGTCACCGGCCAGTCCGGTGGCGGCCTGGTGAGCGTGGTGATGACCGGTCGCCATGACGTCAAGCGCGTCAGCATCGACCAGAGCCTGATGTCGACCGACGCCGACGACAAGGAAGTGCTCGAGGACCTGATCGCTGCCGCGCTCAACGATGCGGTGCGCAAGATCGAGCAGAACAGCCAGGACAAGATGGGCAGCATGACTGCCGGCATGCAACTGCCACCTGGTTTCAAGATGCCGTTCTGATCGGCCTCTTGCTTCAAATGGGGAGCAACGACTGTCTGGTCGTTGCTCCCTTGTTCATTCCGATTCCTGAATTGGCAGGCCTGCACACATGAGCTTCAGCCCCCTGATCCGCCAACTGATCGACGCCCTGCGCATCCTGCCCGGGGTCGGCCAGAAAACCGCCCAGCGCATGGCCCTGCAGCTGCTGGAGCGCGATCGCAGTGGCGGCACGCGCCTGGCCCAGGCCCTGAGCCAGGCCATGGAAGGTGTCGGCCACTGCCGCCAGTGCCGCACGCTGACCGAGCAGGAACTGTGCCCGCAGTGCGCCGATCCGCGCCGTGATGACACGCAACTTTGTGTGGTCGAGGGGCCGGTGGACGTGTATGCGGTGGAGCAGACCGGCTATCGCGGCCGTTACTTCGTGCTCAAGGGGCATCTTTCGCCGTTGGACGGCCTGGGGCCGGAGGCTATCGGTATTCCGCAACTGATGGCCAGGATCGAAGAGCAGGGCACCTTCAGCGAGGTGATCCTGGCGACCAACCCGACGGTGGAAGGGGAGGCGACCGCCCACTACATCGCCCAGCTGCTGGCCGAGAAGGGCCTGGCCGCCACGCGTATCGCCCATGGCGTGCCGTTGGGTGGGGAGTTGGAGCTGGTGGATGGCGGGACGCTGGCCCATGCGTTTGCCGGGCGCAGGCCGATTTCGTTGTAAGACTCAGCGCTTTCAAGGTCTTTGGGTGCGAGGATTATTGGCCGAGTGAGGGTCACCAAGTGCACGCCGGAACCTTTGCAGCGCCGATAAAATCGAGCGCCGCCCGCGCGGCGCTCGGTCAGATAGGCGCTACAACTCTAACGTCGATCTCAGTATTCGCTGAGGGAGAACTCGGTCAGGCAGAAGGTCGGTACCCCGGCCGCCTGCAGCCGGCGCGAGCCTTCCAGCTCCGGCAGGTCGATGATCGCCGCCGCTTCGAATACTTTTGCACCGGTGCGGCGCACCAGGTTCGCCGCGGCCAGCAAGGTGCCGCCGGTGGCGATCAGGTCATCGAAAATCAGTACCGAGTCGCCGTCGCAAAGGCTGTCGGCGTGCACTTCCAGGAAGGCTTCGCCGTACTCGGTCTGGTAACCCTCCGACAGCACATCGGCCGGCAGCTTGCCCTGCTTGCGGAACAGGATCAGCGGCTTGTTCAGCTGGTGGGCGATGATCGAGCCGATCAGGAAGCCCCGCGCGTCCATGGCGCCGATGTGGGTGAAGTCGGCTTCGACATAGCGCTCGATGAACTGGTCGGCGACATAGCGCAGCCCGCGCGGCGACTGGAACAACGGGGTGATGTCGCGGAAGATCACGCCCGGCTTGGGGAAGTCCACTACCGGGCGAATCAGGGCTTTGAGGTCGAAGGTGTCGCTGTGCATGGGCGGGTATCCTGGAAAAACTCGGCGCCAGTATACCCTGTTCACCGGGCGATCAGACTTCGAGTGCACCACCGGCCAGCGCGCACAGCTGGATCGGGTCGAGGATGTGCACTTCCTTGCCCTCGGCCTTGAGCAGGCCGTTCTGCTGGAAGCGGGTGAACACGCGGGACACGGTTTCCACGGCCAGGCCGAGATAGTTGCCGATCTCGTTGCGCGACATGCTCAGGCGGAACTGGTTGGCCGAGTAGCCACGGGCGCGGAAGCGTGCGGACAGGTTGACCAGGAAGGTGGCGATGCGCTCGTCGGCGGTCTTTTTCGACAGCAGCAGCATCATCTGCTGGTCGTCGCGGATTTCGCGGCTCATGACGCGCATCAGTTGGCGACGCAGCTGTGGCAGCTGCACCGAGAGTTCGTCGAGGCGCTCGAAGGGGATTTCACACACCGAGGTGGTTTCCTGGGCCTGGGCCGACACCGGGTAGGCCTCGGTGTCCATGCCGGACAGGCCT
This genomic stretch from Pseudomonas entomophila harbors:
- the dnaX gene encoding DNA polymerase III subunit gamma/tau, translating into MSYQVLARKWRPRSFREMVGQTHVLKALINALDNQRLHHAYLFTGTRGVGKTTIARIIAKCLNCETGITSTPCGTCSVCREIDEGRFVDLIEIDAASRTKVEDTRELLDNVQYAPSRGRFKVYLIDEVHMLSTHSFNALLKTLEEPPPYVKFILATTDPQKLPATILSRCLQFSLKNMSPERVVEHLSHVLGAENVPFEDDALWLLGRAADGSMRDAMSLTDQAIAFGEGKVLAADVRAMLGTLDHGQVYGVLQALLEGDARALLEAVRGLAEQGPDWNGVLSEMLNVLHRVAIAQALPEAVDNGQGDRDRVLALAQALPAEDVQFYYQMGLIGRRDLPLAPDPRGGFEMVLLRMLAFRPADSDDAPKPVLKPVGISQATADPAQPVAAAAVAVEAPVASPVAQVAQVAEQAPAPVERQPEPVVEPVAQAAPAVAPEPVPEPQLVEEVVDLPWEEPSAPPAVEPQPQVIQAPAAEPIASPPGYDEPPFDPAAYGAVGMDRDDEPPMDEDYYVADSDPAGFSYLDELAEHVQEEKPVKAPEPLPASKPATGLALQWLELFPQLPVSGMTGNIAANCTLIAADGDDWLLHLDPGQGALFNSTQQRRLNEALNQQLGREIRLKIELIRPEQETPAQAAARKRAERQHEAVLSIEQDPLIQQMIRQFGATVRQDTIEPVDALASPGQ
- a CDS encoding YbaB/EbfC family nucleoid-associated protein, encoding MMKGGMAGLMKQAQQMQEKMQKMQEELANAEVTGQSGGGLVSVVMTGRHDVKRVSIDQSLMSTDADDKEVLEDLIAAALNDAVRKIEQNSQDKMGSMTAGMQLPPGFKMPF
- a CDS encoding substrate-binding periplasmic protein, which encodes MRRVLALLLLWTTQSLAEQPVLRFSIAESWSMPLMRTEQEQPVEGILFDLIQALAREVGARPQYHVMARLRLQEAMQNGDIDVRCYVSPQWLSDRPGDYLWSVPLIEQRDLLVGRAGDSGPASPDELSPQAIGTVLGYTYPTLEPLFSSGRLQREDSRNQLLALQKLQAGRYRHAVSNQLSLQWFNRQLPAAQRLHGLAVLQEQALGCMVRNDPALPTQALLRALVRLKQSGEIERIIQRYTDERSQGHLAEGDGN
- a CDS encoding helix-turn-helix domain-containing protein: MDIADVARRTGVPASTLRYYASKGLLRSLSVRGQRRQFPADTPERLALIALGQAAGFSLDEVAAMLVEQQVDRQMLLAKADEIDRRVRRLQAMSKGLRHAAACPEENHLQCPTFQRLMQVSASQGKRRQQR
- a CDS encoding DUF2938 domain-containing protein yields the protein MTTIPLTLSILSIGIGATLIMDLWTLVLRRLGVTTLNYAMIGRWAGHLFEGRWRHPAIIKAAPVEGELMWGWLIHYATGLSFAGLLIGMAGQGWLLDPTLWPALLFGIVSVLVPLCVVQPALGAGYFAAKTPAPLKSCLRSLATHSVFGFGLYMAALGVARVTG
- a CDS encoding adenine phosphoribosyltransferase; this translates as MHSDTFDLKALIRPVVDFPKPGVIFRDITPLFQSPRGLRYVADQFIERYVEADFTHIGAMDARGFLIGSIIAHQLNKPLILFRKQGKLPADVLSEGYQTEYGEAFLEVHADSLCDGDSVLIFDDLIATGGTLLAAANLVRRTGAKVFEAAAIIDLPELEGSRRLQAAGVPTFCLTEFSLSEY
- the fnrA gene encoding Crp/Fnr family transcriptional regulator FnrA, yielding MSEPVKLRPHNQAHCKDCSLAPLCLPLSLNLEDMDALDEIVKRGRPLKKGEFLFRQGDNFGSVYAVRSGALKTFSLSDAGEEQITGFHLPSELVGLSGMDTEAYPVSAQAQETTSVCEIPFERLDELSVQLPQLRRQLMRVMSREIRDDQQMMLLLSKKTADERIATFLVNLSARFRARGYSANQFRLSMSRNEIGNYLGLAVETVSRVFTRFQQNGLLKAEGKEVHILDPIQLCALAGGALEV
- the recR gene encoding recombination mediator RecR, with amino-acid sequence MSFSPLIRQLIDALRILPGVGQKTAQRMALQLLERDRSGGTRLAQALSQAMEGVGHCRQCRTLTEQELCPQCADPRRDDTQLCVVEGPVDVYAVEQTGYRGRYFVLKGHLSPLDGLGPEAIGIPQLMARIEEQGTFSEVILATNPTVEGEATAHYIAQLLAEKGLAATRIAHGVPLGGELELVDGGTLAHAFAGRRPISL